The proteins below are encoded in one region of Chloroflexota bacterium:
- a CDS encoding heparinase → MLCRYNPIDIERALHAGASDPPFPPAADRAAWEAVRAVLGEEAVSEMIAQAEADAESPIPALPATLYLEFVRIGQREGYQDPMARRRQMLCRLALAECLEYQGRFLDPLLDVAWAICEESSWAYPAHQRALTDMEHPVIDLGAAMTALYLAELDLLLGRELDPALGKRIRYEVDRRCFTPYLTRHDHWWLYNTHLRNVNNWTAVCNGGVVGAAIYLESDMARLAEIIARAARSLDDYLDTFDPDGGSSEGPGYWSYGFGYYTILAHLVEHRTEGMVNFLDGERIRRIAQYPLRTLLSPGAYVNFSDCNRRVRLTAPHLAYLARRLDLPDLMRLAREQEESPRERMLSWGLRGLFWRPEDEPAGRFVPAPHDWFRGMMWMIARYDPADPGALVLAAKGGHNGEMHNQNDVGSIIVHVREESVIADPGRGRYTRAYFGPERYEHFVNSSRGHSVPVPNGREQLPGREHGAELLEHRADEIIDLLRLELRGAYPGEADLASLQRTVALHREPPRGWVELVDDVRFASGPGMLESVLITFGQVDMGASEVTLSGERGALRVRFDPDAVSPRVEEVRDVDLAEGRADIRRVVFAFAEPREEGTIRLRIELA, encoded by the coding sequence ATGCTCTGCCGGTACAATCCGATCGATATCGAGCGGGCGTTGCATGCGGGAGCGTCGGATCCTCCGTTCCCGCCCGCGGCCGACCGCGCGGCCTGGGAGGCGGTTCGCGCCGTCCTGGGCGAGGAAGCGGTGTCGGAGATGATCGCCCAGGCCGAGGCGGACGCCGAGAGCCCGATCCCGGCGTTGCCGGCCACCCTGTATCTGGAGTTCGTGCGCATCGGTCAGCGGGAGGGATATCAGGACCCGATGGCGCGTCGGCGCCAGATGCTGTGTCGCCTGGCCCTGGCGGAGTGCCTGGAGTATCAGGGACGCTTCCTGGATCCGTTGCTGGACGTGGCCTGGGCCATCTGCGAAGAGAGCAGCTGGGCATATCCGGCGCACCAGCGCGCCTTGACGGATATGGAGCATCCCGTGATCGACCTGGGCGCGGCCATGACCGCTCTGTATCTGGCCGAGCTGGACCTCCTCCTGGGGAGGGAACTGGATCCGGCCCTGGGGAAGCGGATTCGCTATGAGGTCGATCGCCGGTGTTTCACTCCGTATCTGACCCGGCACGATCACTGGTGGCTGTACAACACCCACTTGCGCAACGTGAACAACTGGACGGCCGTGTGCAACGGCGGCGTGGTGGGAGCGGCGATCTACCTGGAATCCGATATGGCCCGTCTGGCGGAGATCATCGCTCGCGCCGCCCGCTCCCTGGATGACTATCTGGACACCTTCGACCCCGACGGGGGATCGTCTGAGGGGCCCGGATACTGGTCCTATGGCTTTGGCTATTACACCATCCTGGCCCACCTGGTGGAGCATCGAACGGAGGGGATGGTCAATTTCCTCGATGGAGAGCGGATCCGGCGGATCGCTCAGTATCCGCTGCGCACGCTGCTCAGCCCGGGCGCCTACGTGAACTTCTCCGATTGCAATCGGCGTGTGCGGCTTACCGCTCCGCATCTGGCCTATCTCGCCCGGCGATTGGATCTGCCTGACCTCATGCGGCTGGCCCGGGAGCAGGAGGAGAGCCCGAGGGAGCGGATGCTCTCATGGGGGCTGCGCGGCCTCTTCTGGCGTCCGGAGGATGAGCCGGCGGGGCGCTTTGTCCCTGCCCCGCACGACTGGTTCCGGGGCATGATGTGGATGATCGCCCGCTACGATCCGGCGGACCCGGGAGCCCTGGTGCTGGCCGCCAAGGGAGGGCACAACGGCGAGATGCATAACCAGAACGATGTGGGGAGCATCATCGTCCACGTGCGTGAGGAGTCAGTGATCGCCGATCCCGGGCGCGGGCGGTATACCCGGGCGTACTTTGGCCCGGAGCGCTATGAGCACTTCGTGAACTCCTCTCGCGGGCATTCCGTGCCCGTCCCCAATGGGCGGGAGCAGCTCCCCGGTCGGGAGCACGGCGCTGAGCTATTGGAACATCGGGCCGATGAGATCATCGATTTGCTTCGGCTGGAGCTGAGGGGCGCCTATCCCGGGGAGGCCGATCTGGCCTCGCTCCAACGCACCGTCGCCCTGCATCGGGAGCCGCCGCGGGGTTGGGTGGAGCTGGTGGATGACGTTCGGTTCGCCAGCGGGCCCGGCATGCTGGAGAGCGTGCTCATCACCTTCGGCCAGGTGGATATGGGCGCGTCGGAGGTGACGTTGAGCGGAGAGCGGGGCGCGCTGCGCGTGCGCTTTGATCCGGATGCCGTTTCCCCGCGGGTGGAGGAGGTCAGGGATGTGGACCTGGCGGAGGGCCGGGCGGACATCCGGCGGGTGGTGTTCGCCTTCGCCGAGCCTCGGGAGGAGGGGACGATCCGGCTCCGCATTGAGCTGGCATAG
- a CDS encoding ATP-binding cassette domain-containing protein: MADLISQNGDVLLEVRDLKMHFPIRRGLLRRVVGYVKAVDGVSFFIRRGETLGLVGESGCGKTTTGRCILRAYDPTSGQILYRREDGQVVDLATLDRRALKPYRREIRMIFQDPYSSLNPRMTLLEIVGEPLKVNKVATGKELEDRVAMLLRRVGLRPEYMRRYPHAFSGGERQRIGIARALALDPRLVVADEAVSALDVSVRAQILNLLQDLQQEFDLTYLFVAHDLSVVEYISDRVAVMYVGKLVELAETEELYIHPKHPYTEALLSAVPKPDPRLRDRSRRIVLQGDVADPANPPSGCYFHPRCLYARDRCAEEEPTLRDIGGEHFVACHYAEELSLKGVVGEGMVA; this comes from the coding sequence ATGGCGGACTTGATCTCTCAGAACGGCGATGTCCTGCTGGAAGTCAGGGATCTGAAGATGCACTTTCCCATTCGGCGGGGTCTCCTGCGTCGGGTGGTGGGATATGTGAAGGCGGTCGATGGCGTGAGCTTCTTCATCCGCAGGGGGGAGACGCTAGGGCTGGTCGGCGAGAGCGGCTGCGGCAAGACGACCACCGGGCGGTGTATCCTGCGGGCGTACGATCCCACGAGCGGCCAGATCCTGTATCGCCGCGAGGATGGGCAAGTGGTGGACCTGGCGACGCTGGATCGCCGGGCGCTCAAGCCGTATCGCCGGGAGATCCGCATGATCTTCCAGGACCCCTACTCCTCGTTGAACCCTCGCATGACGCTGTTGGAGATTGTGGGCGAGCCGCTGAAGGTGAACAAGGTCGCCACGGGCAAGGAGCTGGAGGATCGGGTGGCCATGTTGCTGCGGCGGGTGGGGTTGCGGCCGGAGTATATGCGCCGCTATCCCCATGCCTTCAGCGGCGGTGAGCGCCAGCGCATCGGCATCGCCCGCGCGCTGGCCCTGGATCCCCGGCTGGTGGTGGCCGACGAGGCGGTGTCCGCCCTGGACGTCTCCGTGCGGGCTCAGATCCTCAACCTGTTGCAGGATCTGCAGCAGGAATTTGATCTGACCTATCTTTTCGTGGCCCACGACCTGAGCGTGGTGGAGTATATCTCCGACCGGGTGGCGGTGATGTATGTGGGCAAGCTGGTGGAGTTGGCGGAGACGGAGGAGCTGTACATTCACCCCAAGCATCCGTATACGGAGGCGCTCCTTTCCGCCGTGCCCAAGCCGGACCCCCGGCTGCGGGATCGCAGTCGCCGCATCGTGCTGCAAGGGGACGTGGCCGACCCGGCGAACCCGCCCAGTGGATGTTATTTCCACCCGCGCTGCTTGTATGCACGGGACCGTTGCGCGGAGGAGGAGCCAACGCTGCGGGATATCGGTGGGGAGCACTTCGTCGCCTGCCACTACGCCGAGGAGCTCTCCTTGAAGGGCGTGGTCGGCGAGGGAATGGTGGCCTGA
- a CDS encoding ABC transporter ATP-binding protein, translating into MANQDMLLEVKGLKTYFFLDEGTVKAVDGVDFDIRRGQTLCVVGESGCGKSVTARSILQIVDPPGRIVEGEVLLHRRVGGNGSSQTTEVLNLAALDPRGREIRAIRGREISMIFQEPMTSLSPVHTIGNQIMEAILLHMPVTKEEARVRAIEMLGRVGIPKPELRIDDYPFQLSGGMRQRAMIAMALSCRPSLLIADEPTTALDVTTQAQILDLMLELQEELGMAIMLITHDLGVVAEMADDVVVMYLGHAVERGDVDSIFHDPKHPYTRALLRSIPKVGLKARERLDSIRGMVPDPYNRPAGCLFHTRCDEAMPGVCDRVIPPRIFLGDGREVRCLLYSDEYGGAR; encoded by the coding sequence ATGGCCAACCAGGACATGCTTTTAGAGGTGAAGGGATTAAAGACGTACTTCTTCCTGGACGAGGGTACGGTCAAGGCCGTCGATGGCGTGGACTTCGATATCCGGCGCGGGCAGACCTTGTGCGTCGTGGGAGAGAGCGGTTGCGGGAAGAGCGTCACGGCCCGATCGATCCTGCAGATCGTGGATCCGCCAGGGCGGATCGTGGAGGGCGAGGTCTTGCTTCACCGCCGGGTGGGAGGGAACGGCTCCAGTCAGACGACGGAGGTGCTGAATCTGGCGGCCCTGGACCCGCGTGGCCGGGAGATCCGGGCCATTCGGGGGCGGGAGATCTCCATGATCTTCCAGGAACCCATGACCTCCCTCAGTCCCGTGCATACCATCGGCAACCAGATCATGGAGGCGATCTTGCTGCACATGCCCGTGACGAAGGAGGAGGCCCGGGTCCGGGCCATCGAGATGCTGGGGCGTGTGGGGATCCCCAAGCCGGAGCTTCGGATCGATGATTACCCGTTTCAGTTGAGCGGCGGCATGCGCCAGCGCGCCATGATCGCGATGGCGCTCTCCTGTCGCCCCAGCCTGCTGATCGCGGACGAGCCCACCACCGCGCTGGATGTCACCACCCAGGCGCAGATCCTGGACCTGATGCTGGAGCTCCAGGAGGAGCTGGGGATGGCCATCATGCTGATCACCCATGATCTGGGCGTGGTGGCGGAGATGGCCGACGACGTGGTGGTCATGTACCTGGGGCATGCGGTGGAGCGTGGCGACGTCGACTCCATCTTCCACGATCCGAAGCACCCGTACACGCGGGCGTTGCTCCGCTCCATTCCCAAGGTGGGGCTCAAGGCCCGCGAGCGTCTCGACTCGATTCGTGGCATGGTGCCGGATCCCTACAATCGGCCCGCCGGCTGTCTCTTCCACACACGGTGTGACGAGGCCATGCCCGGCGTGTGCGATCGCGTGATCCCGCCGCGCATCTTCCTGGGCGATGGTCGGGAGGTCCGTTGTCTGCTTTATAGCGACGAATACGGTGGAGCTCGATAA
- a CDS encoding ABC transporter permease: MTIRDEAPEVTLSPQTAHQEPAQQKEATVYVASQWQLMWWKFRKHKLAMIGGTVTIIIYLVALFAEFLAPFPPDKYSVRHTYAPPQRLHLIDRTEEGVRIRPYVYGYKVEVDKEALRRTFVIDESVKHYVRFFAKGEPYKLWGLIEMDVHLIGPVEPDAPMYLLGADRMGRDMLSRMIYGTRISMSIGLVGVALSLILGILLGGISGYYGGSVDNLIQRIIEFLRSIPTIPLWLGLGAALPPDWPPLRIYFGITVILSLIGWTGLARVVRGRFLSLREEDFVLAARLDGSSELRIIMRHMVPSFLSHIIASITLAIPGMILSETALSFLGLGLRPPVVSWGVLLQEAQNVRSVATAPWLLIPGLAVVVAVLALNFLGDGLRDAADPYA, encoded by the coding sequence ATGACCATCAGAGACGAGGCACCCGAGGTCACGCTCTCCCCTCAGACCGCGCACCAGGAGCCCGCTCAACAGAAGGAAGCCACCGTCTACGTGGCCTCTCAGTGGCAGCTGATGTGGTGGAAGTTCCGCAAGCATAAGCTGGCCATGATCGGCGGGACGGTCACCATCATCATCTATCTGGTCGCGCTCTTCGCCGAGTTCCTGGCTCCCTTTCCCCCGGACAAGTACAGCGTCCGCCACACTTACGCGCCGCCTCAACGGCTCCATCTCATCGATCGCACGGAGGAGGGTGTCCGTATACGGCCTTATGTGTATGGCTATAAGGTCGAAGTGGATAAGGAAGCCTTGCGCCGTACGTTCGTGATCGATGAGTCCGTGAAGCACTACGTGCGCTTCTTCGCCAAGGGGGAGCCGTACAAGCTGTGGGGCCTCATCGAGATGGACGTCCATCTGATCGGGCCGGTGGAGCCGGACGCTCCCATGTACCTGTTGGGGGCCGATCGTATGGGGCGGGATATGCTCAGCCGCATGATCTACGGCACCCGGATCTCCATGTCCATCGGCCTGGTGGGGGTGGCCCTCAGCCTTATCCTCGGCATCCTCCTGGGCGGCATCTCCGGATACTATGGGGGAAGCGTCGATAACCTCATTCAGCGCATCATCGAGTTCCTGCGCTCCATTCCGACCATCCCTCTGTGGCTGGGGTTGGGCGCCGCGCTGCCTCCGGATTGGCCGCCCTTGCGCATCTACTTCGGGATCACCGTCATCCTCTCGCTCATCGGGTGGACGGGGCTGGCGCGCGTGGTGCGCGGCCGCTTCCTCTCCCTGCGAGAGGAGGACTTCGTGTTGGCGGCGCGGCTGGACGGCTCCAGCGAGCTGCGGATCATCATGCGGCACATGGTGCCGTCCTTCCTCAGTCACATCATCGCCTCCATCACGCTGGCCATCCCGGGCATGATCTTGAGCGAGACGGCGTTGAGCTTCCTGGGGCTGGGGTTGCGTCCTCCGGTCGTGAGCTGGGGGGTGCTTCTGCAGGAGGCGCAGAACGTGCGCTCGGTGGCCACGGCGCCGTGGCTGCTGATCCCCGGCCTGGCGGTGGTCGTCGCAGTGCTCGCCCTGAACTTCCTGGGCGATGGGCTGCGCGACGCGGCCGATCCGTATGCTTGA
- a CDS encoding ABC transporter permease: MLQYIARRLLLMIPTIIAISIVTFIIIQLPPGDYLTSLVANMALQGEDVDQAALEMLKTRYGLGQPVYMQYLKWVWGIISRGDFGQSFEWNKPVTDLIWERLALTFVLSLSTLLFTWIVAFPIGIYSAVRQYSLGDYVFTFLGFIGLATPNFLLALVLMYISFKYFNQSVGGLFSPEFVEAPWSWAKMVDLLKHLWIPMVILGTSGTAGLIRIMRANLLDELHKPYVVTARAKGLSERKLLLKYPVRVALNPFVSTVGWTLPGLVSGSAIVSVVLSLPTTGPLLLRALMSQDMYLAGSFILMLSVLTVIGTLISDILLAWLDPRIRYQ; the protein is encoded by the coding sequence ATGCTTCAGTATATCGCTCGGCGCCTTCTCCTGATGATCCCCACCATCATCGCGATCTCCATCGTCACCTTCATCATTATCCAGCTCCCCCCGGGGGACTACCTGACATCCCTGGTCGCGAACATGGCCCTGCAGGGGGAGGACGTGGATCAGGCCGCATTGGAGATGTTGAAGACCCGCTACGGCTTGGGGCAGCCCGTCTATATGCAGTACCTCAAGTGGGTGTGGGGGATCATCTCTCGTGGGGATTTCGGCCAGTCCTTTGAATGGAACAAACCGGTGACGGATTTGATCTGGGAGCGGCTCGCCCTGACCTTCGTGCTCTCCCTGAGCACATTGCTCTTCACTTGGATCGTCGCCTTTCCCATCGGCATTTACTCCGCGGTCCGACAGTATTCATTGGGGGATTATGTTTTCACCTTCCTGGGATTCATCGGATTGGCGACGCCCAACTTCCTGCTGGCGCTGGTGCTCATGTACATCTCCTTCAAGTACTTTAATCAAAGCGTCGGCGGGCTCTTCTCACCGGAGTTCGTGGAGGCCCCCTGGAGCTGGGCCAAGATGGTTGATCTGCTCAAGCATTTATGGATCCCCATGGTCATCCTGGGGACCAGCGGGACGGCCGGGCTGATCCGCATCATGCGCGCCAACCTGTTGGATGAGCTCCATAAGCCCTATGTGGTTACCGCCCGGGCGAAGGGCCTGTCAGAGCGGAAGCTGCTTTTGAAATACCCGGTGCGGGTGGCCCTGAACCCCTTCGTCAGCACCGTCGGATGGACGCTCCCCGGCCTGGTGTCCGGCTCGGCCATCGTCTCCGTGGTGCTCAGCCTGCCGACGACCGGACCCCTCCTCTTACGAGCGTTGATGTCGCAGGATATGTATCTGGCCGGCAGCTTCATCTTAATGCTCAGCGTGCTCACCGTGATCGGCACGTTGATCTCCGATATCTTGCTGGCGTGGCTCGACCCACGTATTCGCTATCAGTGA
- a CDS encoding ABC transporter substrate-binding protein, with protein MSERNRLTRREFLRLSGGAAVASLVAACAGGAPQPTATPAPAAPEAKPTPTPAEEVPTTKYKEAPQLAELVKQGKLPPVDERLPENPLVVQPVDRIGQYGGTWRTALRGGADNAWLLRTMDYEYLVRWDPDWTKVIPNLAESFEANEDATEFTFHLRKGVKWSDGEPFTADDIMFWYEDVFMNEDLTPVKTSWLVTGDEPVTVEKVDDYTVKFKFAAPNGLFLQRMATPSGSYITRFPRHYLEQFHIKYNPDNIDKLIEEAGATDWVNLFQLKGSGVPGTPYDARWQNKELPSLNAWILTTAYGEGTRVVAERNPYYWKVDPEGNQLPYLDRIVYEVGEDVEVLVLKALNGEIDMQDRHIAKPANKAVFVDNMEKGGYHFFEKIPSSMNMLIIALNLTHKDPKMREIFQNKHFRIGLSYAINRQEIIDLVWVGAGEPFQAAPRPESPFYNERLAKQYTEYDVDKANEHLDMVLPEKDDEGFRLRPDGERLSFSIEVAATQTDRIDALELIRGYWKAVGIDMQVKTEDRSILYTRKEANEHDAVVWGGDGGLDVILEPRWYFPYSAESNYAELWQFWYNKDPRGEEPPEPTKKQMELYDQLKATGDPDKQADLMKQILEIAADQFYVIGISLPPKGYGIVKNNFHNVPKVMPGSWLYPNPAPTNPCQYFKDPID; from the coding sequence ATGAGCGAGCGCAACCGATTGACCCGGCGAGAGTTCCTTCGTTTGAGCGGTGGCGCGGCCGTCGCTTCCCTGGTGGCGGCCTGTGCCGGTGGAGCGCCTCAGCCAACCGCCACGCCTGCCCCTGCAGCTCCGGAGGCCAAGCCCACGCCCACCCCGGCTGAGGAGGTGCCCACCACCAAGTACAAGGAGGCGCCGCAGCTGGCCGAGCTGGTCAAGCAGGGTAAGCTGCCCCCGGTCGACGAGCGCCTGCCGGAGAACCCGCTGGTCGTTCAGCCGGTGGATCGCATCGGCCAGTACGGTGGCACCTGGCGCACGGCCCTGCGCGGCGGTGCGGACAACGCCTGGCTCCTTCGCACCATGGACTACGAGTACCTGGTGCGATGGGACCCCGACTGGACCAAGGTCATCCCCAACCTTGCCGAGTCCTTTGAGGCCAACGAGGACGCTACGGAGTTCACCTTCCACCTGCGCAAGGGCGTCAAGTGGTCCGACGGCGAGCCCTTCACCGCCGACGACATCATGTTCTGGTACGAGGACGTCTTCATGAACGAGGATCTCACGCCGGTGAAGACGTCCTGGCTGGTGACGGGTGATGAGCCGGTGACGGTGGAGAAGGTCGATGACTACACGGTGAAGTTCAAGTTCGCCGCGCCCAACGGCCTCTTCCTCCAGCGGATGGCCACGCCGTCCGGTTCCTACATCACCCGCTTCCCTCGCCACTACCTGGAGCAGTTCCATATCAAGTACAACCCGGACAACATCGACAAGCTCATCGAGGAGGCCGGCGCCACCGACTGGGTGAACCTCTTCCAGCTCAAGGGCTCCGGCGTACCCGGCACCCCCTACGACGCCCGCTGGCAGAACAAGGAGCTGCCCTCCCTCAACGCCTGGATCCTCACCACCGCCTATGGCGAGGGCACCCGCGTCGTGGCCGAGCGCAACCCCTACTACTGGAAGGTGGATCCCGAGGGGAATCAGCTGCCGTATCTCGACCGCATCGTGTACGAGGTGGGCGAGGACGTCGAGGTGCTGGTGCTGAAGGCCCTCAACGGCGAGATCGACATGCAGGACCGCCACATCGCCAAGCCGGCCAACAAAGCGGTCTTCGTGGACAACATGGAGAAGGGCGGCTATCACTTCTTCGAAAAGATCCCCAGCAGCATGAACATGCTGATCATCGCCCTCAACCTGACCCACAAGGACCCGAAGATGCGGGAGATCTTCCAGAACAAGCACTTCCGCATCGGCCTGTCCTACGCCATCAACCGGCAGGAGATCATCGACCTGGTGTGGGTGGGGGCGGGCGAGCCCTTCCAGGCGGCGCCACGGCCGGAGTCGCCCTTCTACAACGAGCGGCTGGCCAAGCAATACACCGAGTACGACGTGGACAAGGCCAACGAGCACCTGGACATGGTCCTGCCCGAGAAGGACGACGAGGGCTTCCGCCTTCGCCCGGACGGCGAGCGCCTCTCCTTCTCCATCGAGGTGGCCGCCACCCAGACGGACCGCATCGATGCCCTCGAGCTCATCCGGGGCTACTGGAAGGCGGTGGGCATCGACATGCAGGTGAAGACGGAGGACCGCTCCATCCTGTACACCCGCAAGGAGGCCAACGAGCACGACGCGGTGGTGTGGGGCGGCGATGGCGGCCTGGACGTGATCCTGGAGCCGCGCTGGTACTTCCCGTACAGCGCGGAGTCCAACTATGCCGAGCTGTGGCAGTTCTGGTACAATAAGGACCCGCGGGGCGAGGAGCCGCCGGAGCCGACCAAGAAGCAGATGGAGCTGTACGATCAGCTCAAGGCCACGGGCGATCCGGACAAGCAGGCGGATCTGATGAAGCAGATCCTGGAGATCGCCGCCGATCAGTTCTACGTCATCGGCATCAGCCTCCCGCCCAAGGGCTATGGCATCGTCAAGAACAACTTCCACAACGTGCCCAAGGTGATGCCCGGCTCGTGGCTGTATCCGAATCCGGCGCCCACCAACCCGTGCCAGTACTTCAAGGATCCCATCGACTGA
- a CDS encoding aldo/keto reductase, with translation MIPKQPFGRTGHMSTRVLFGAAALSRVTQEEADQTLEVLLKYGINHIDTAASYGDAELRIGPWMERYRDRFFLATKTEKRTYQEARDQIRQSLERMRVDQIDLIQLHNLVDPDEWETAMGPGGALEAAIEAREQGLVRFIGVTGHGVTAPVMHMRSLERFDFDSVLLPYNYPLAQNPEYAENFDKLVAICQERNVAVQTIKSIARGPYDAYGGERTHAVWYKPLEEQEDIDKAVHWVLGRPGIFLNSAGDITLLPKVLDAASRFDGRRPSDEEMQALIAKLEMQPLFT, from the coding sequence ATGATTCCCAAGCAGCCATTCGGTCGGACCGGACATATGAGTACCCGCGTTCTCTTCGGGGCCGCCGCGCTGAGCCGGGTGACGCAGGAGGAGGCGGATCAGACGTTGGAGGTGCTCCTGAAGTACGGCATCAACCACATCGACACGGCGGCCAGCTATGGCGACGCCGAGCTGCGCATCGGGCCGTGGATGGAACGCTATCGGGACCGGTTCTTCCTGGCGACCAAGACGGAGAAGCGCACGTATCAGGAGGCGCGTGATCAGATCCGCCAGTCGCTGGAGCGGATGCGGGTGGATCAGATCGACCTGATCCAGTTGCATAACCTGGTGGATCCGGACGAGTGGGAGACCGCGATGGGGCCGGGTGGCGCTTTGGAGGCGGCGATCGAGGCGCGGGAACAGGGCCTGGTGCGTTTCATCGGCGTCACCGGACATGGGGTCACGGCGCCGGTGATGCACATGCGCAGCCTGGAGCGCTTCGACTTCGACTCCGTGTTGCTGCCGTATAACTATCCTCTGGCGCAGAACCCGGAGTATGCCGAGAACTTCGATAAGCTAGTCGCCATCTGCCAGGAGCGCAACGTGGCCGTGCAGACCATCAAGTCCATCGCACGCGGGCCGTACGATGCCTATGGTGGGGAGCGCACGCACGCGGTCTGGTATAAGCCGCTGGAGGAGCAGGAGGACATCGACAAGGCCGTCCATTGGGTGCTGGGGCGCCCGGGGATCTTCCTGAACTCAGCCGGCGATATCACCCTGCTGCCCAAGGTGTTGGATGCTGCCAGCCGCTTCGATGGTCGACGGCCCTCCGATGAGGAGATGCAGGCCTTGATCGCCAAGCTGGAGATGCAGCCGCTCTTCACGTAA
- a CDS encoding aldo/keto reductase has translation MEYAHLGRTGLMVSRLCLGTMNFGPHTSEADSFKIMDRALELGINFFDTANVYGWKKGEGVTEQIIGRWLAQGGGRRDQIVLATKVYGEMGDGPNDRRLSAYHIRKACEDSLRRLQTDHIDLYQMHHIDRETPWEEIWQAMEILVQQGKVLYVGSSNFAGWHIAQAQCEAAKRNFMGLVSEQSLYNLAARTIELEVIPACQEYGLGLIPWSPLAGGMLAGALQKASEGRRASERMQEQVKKHRDQLEKYEALCRELGEKPADVALAWLLHNPAVTAPIIGPRTMDQLEGSLRALEIKLSDEVLAKLDEIWPGPGGPAPEAYAW, from the coding sequence ATGGAGTACGCTCATCTTGGTCGCACTGGATTGATGGTCAGTCGATTGTGCCTGGGGACGATGAACTTCGGCCCACACACCAGCGAAGCCGACAGCTTCAAGATCATGGATCGGGCCCTGGAGCTGGGCATCAACTTCTTCGACACAGCCAACGTGTACGGCTGGAAGAAGGGGGAGGGCGTCACGGAGCAGATCATCGGGCGCTGGCTGGCTCAGGGCGGCGGTCGTCGTGATCAGATCGTTCTGGCTACCAAGGTGTATGGGGAAATGGGCGATGGGCCGAACGACCGTCGGCTCTCAGCTTATCACATCCGCAAGGCGTGCGAGGACAGCCTGCGTCGCCTGCAGACGGATCACATCGATCTGTACCAGATGCATCACATCGATCGGGAGACGCCCTGGGAGGAGATCTGGCAGGCGATGGAGATCCTGGTGCAGCAGGGGAAGGTGCTGTACGTGGGGAGCAGTAACTTTGCGGGATGGCACATCGCCCAGGCGCAGTGCGAGGCGGCCAAGCGCAATTTCATGGGGCTGGTGTCGGAGCAGAGCCTGTACAATCTGGCGGCCCGCACCATTGAGCTGGAGGTGATCCCGGCCTGCCAGGAGTACGGGCTGGGGCTGATCCCGTGGAGCCCGCTGGCCGGTGGGATGCTGGCCGGAGCATTGCAGAAGGCTTCCGAAGGGCGGCGTGCATCGGAGCGGATGCAGGAGCAGGTGAAGAAGCACCGGGACCAGTTGGAGAAGTACGAGGCGCTGTGCCGGGAGCTGGGGGAGAAGCCGGCGGATGTGGCGCTGGCGTGGTTGCTGCACAATCCTGCGGTGACGGCGCCCATCATCGGGCCGCGAACGATGGACCAGCTGGAGGGAAGCTTGCGGGCGTTGGAGATCAAGCTCTCCGACGAGGTGTTGGCGAAGCTGGATGAGATCTGGCCCGGCCCCGGTGGCCCGGCCCCTGAGGCTTACGCCTGGTAA